The stretch of DNA ACAGTTCGTGGCCGACAACCCGGACGGCAAGTTGCTGCCCGGCGACTACGCCGAAGCCACCCTGGCGATTCCGGCGGATACCCATGGCGTGAGCATCCCGGCCAGCGCCCTGATCTTCCGCGCCGAAGGCACCCAGGTCGCGGTACTGGACGCCAAGAACCACGTGCACCTGCAAGACATCCACATCGGCCTCGACCTCGGCGAGCGCCTGGTGATTGACCAGGGCCTGAAACCCGCCGATCGCGTAGTCGACAACCCACCCGACGCACTGCGCGAAGGCGACGCCGTGCAAATGGCCGATGCCGGAGGTGCCCATGCGCCCAAGGCTTAAACCCCTCGCGGCCCTGGTATTGGTGGCACTGCACGGTTGCTCGCTGGCGCCCACCTACAAGGCGCCGACCATCGACCTGCCGGCCAAGTACCGCGAACAGACCAGCGACGGTCCGTGGCACAGCGCACAACCGTCCGACCAACTGGCGCCGAAGTGGTGGCAGCTTTACCAGGACCCACGCCTGAACGACCTGCAGGAACAACTGCTCAAGGCCAACCCGGACCTGGCCGCAGCGTTGGCGCATTTCGATGCGTCACAAGCGTATGCCAGCCAACTGCATGCCGGGCTGTTCCCGCAAATAACCGCCAGCGCGCAACCGTTGCGCCAGCGGCAATCGGACAATCGGCCACTGCGGGGTGATACCCAGCCTTCGGTGTACAACAGCAACACGGCGGGGTTTGCGCTGAGCTTCGATCTGGATCTGTGGGGCAAAATCCGCAACCAGGTGGCGGCTGGCGATGCACAGGCCCAAGCCTCCGGGGATGATTTGGCGGTGGCACGCCTGAGCCTGCAGCATCAGTTGGCGACGCTGTACGTGCAGCTCAACGGACTGGATGCCCAGAGCCGGATTCTCAGCAGTTCGCTGGATGATTTTGGCCAGGCGCTGAAACTGACCCGCAGCCGGTACGAGGGGCAGATCGCCTCGGAGCTCGACCTGACCCGGGCGCAGAATCAGCTGGCTGAAGCACAGGCGCAGCTTGACGATGTGCGCGGTCAACGCAATCTCACCGAGCATGCGATTGGTGAATTGGTGGGCGTATCCGCCAGTGAATTCCAGCTGCCGCCGAGCCAGCAATTGATCGCGCTGCCGGGGATTCCGCAACAACTGCCGAGCCACCTGCTGCAACGCCGGCCGGATATCGCGGCAGCCGAGCGACGGGTGTTTGCGGCCAACGCGAATATCGGCGTGGCCAAGGCGGCGTGGTACCCGGATTTCAGTTTGACCGGCTTGATTGGCGGGCAGACCCAAGGTGTGGGCAACTTGTTCTCCGCCGCCAATCGGTATTGGGCGCTGGGGCCGCTGGTGAATCTGCCGATCTTTGATGGCGGCCGGTTGAGCGCCAATGAGCGCCAGGCCAAGGCGGAGTTTGAAGAGGCTTCGGCGCACTATCGCAGCCAGGTGTTAAGAGCCGTGCGTGAGGTGGAAGACAACCTTGGGCAACTGCGCGACTTGCAGCAGGAGGCGATGGACGAACAAGCCGCCGCGAATGCCGCCGAACACACACAGGCACTGGCGATGAACAGTTACCAGGCGGGGGCTGTGAGTTACCTGGATGTGGTGACGGCGCAGACGGCGGCGTTGCAGGCGCAGCGCACGTTGCAGGCGGTGCAGACGCGGCAGTTGCAGGCGAGTGTGGGTTTGGTGACGGCGCTGGGCGGAGGCTGGAAGCCCGACGCCTGATACCTGTCTCAAGAACGACAGTGATCAACTGTGGGAGCGGGCTTGCTCGCGAAGGCGGTGGGTCAGCACCGGATATGCTGGCTGACACACCGCCTTCGCGAGCAAGCCCGCTCCCACATTTTATCGCAGTGACTGGACGTACTCAGGCAGCCAACTTACCGCTGGCGATTGCCACCGAAGCTGCCACCATCGCCCTCAGCAACACCGCACACCCCGCCGCCAAATCATCCGGCGCCGCGTTCTCGATTTCGTTATGGCTGATGCCACCTTCACACGGCACAAAGATCATCCCCGCGGGCCCCAGTTCCGCGACGAAGATCGCGTCGTGCCCTGCCCCGCTCACGATATCCATGTTGGACAACCCCAACCCATTGGCCGCATCACGCACGGCATCCACGCAGCCTTTGTCGAAGTACAGCGGCGGGAAGTCAGCGGTGGGTGTCATCTCGAACGTGAGGCCGTGCTTGGCGCAGGTTTCGTCAATCACTTTGCGCACCTGGGCAATCATCGAATCCAACCGCGCCGGTTCCAGATGGCGGAAGTCCAAGGTCATGCGCACTTCGCCAGGAATGACGTTGCGTGAGCCCGGATACGCTTGCAGGCAACCGACGGTGCCGCAGGCGTGAGGCTGATGACCCAACGCCGCCGCGTTAACTGCAGCCACCACGGCCGCGGCACCGACCAGGGCATCCTTGCGCAGGTGCATCGGGGTCGGCCCCGCATGCGCCTCGACACCCCGCAGTTTCAGGTCGAACCATTTCTGGCCAAGGGCGCCCAGCACCACACCGATGGTTTTCTTTTCATCCTCAAGAATCGGACCTTGCTCGATATGTGCTTCGAAATATGCGCCCACCTTGTGCCCGCTCACCGGGCGTGATCCGGCATACCCAATGGCATTCAGCGCATCGCCCACGGTCACGCCGTCGGCATCCGTCTTGGCCAGCGTGTCGGCCAGGGTGAATTTCTCGGCAAACACCCCGGAGCCCATCATGCATGGAGGAAAGCGCGAGCCTTCTTCGTTGGTCCACACCACCACTTCCAGCGGCGCTTCGGTTTCCACCTTCAGGTCATTGAGGGTGCGCAATACCTCAACGCCCGCCAGCACGCCAAAACAGCCATCAAA from Pseudomonas sp. NC02 encodes:
- a CDS encoding efflux transporter outer membrane subunit, producing the protein MRPRLKPLAALVLVALHGCSLAPTYKAPTIDLPAKYREQTSDGPWHSAQPSDQLAPKWWQLYQDPRLNDLQEQLLKANPDLAAALAHFDASQAYASQLHAGLFPQITASAQPLRQRQSDNRPLRGDTQPSVYNSNTAGFALSFDLDLWGKIRNQVAAGDAQAQASGDDLAVARLSLQHQLATLYVQLNGLDAQSRILSSSLDDFGQALKLTRSRYEGQIASELDLTRAQNQLAEAQAQLDDVRGQRNLTEHAIGELVGVSASEFQLPPSQQLIALPGIPQQLPSHLLQRRPDIAAAERRVFAANANIGVAKAAWYPDFSLTGLIGGQTQGVGNLFSAANRYWALGPLVNLPIFDGGRLSANERQAKAEFEEASAHYRSQVLRAVREVEDNLGQLRDLQQEAMDEQAAANAAEHTQALAMNSYQAGAVSYLDVVTAQTAALQAQRTLQAVQTRQLQASVGLVTALGGGWKPDA
- a CDS encoding Zn-dependent hydrolase, translated to MNAAIDVLQSTHQHINRDRLWLSLMELAKLGATPKGGVCRLALTDLDRQARDLFVKWCEEAGCTVTIDGVGNIFARRPGRNPQLPPVMTGSHIDTQPTGGKFDGCFGVLAGVEVLRTLNDLKVETEAPLEVVVWTNEEGSRFPPCMMGSGVFAEKFTLADTLAKTDADGVTVGDALNAIGYAGSRPVSGHKVGAYFEAHIEQGPILEDEKKTIGVVLGALGQKWFDLKLRGVEAHAGPTPMHLRKDALVGAAAVVAAVNAAALGHQPHACGTVGCLQAYPGSRNVIPGEVRMTLDFRHLEPARLDSMIAQVRKVIDETCAKHGLTFEMTPTADFPPLYFDKGCVDAVRDAANGLGLSNMDIVSGAGHDAIFVAELGPAGMIFVPCEGGISHNEIENAAPDDLAAGCAVLLRAMVAASVAIASGKLAA